The Pseudomonas rhizosphaerae genomic sequence TGCTACCTATCGCGCGCCAAGACGGGCGGGGTCAAGGGTGGTCTGGGCCTGGCCGAAGATCGCGCCGAGGCTTCCATTGCCTGTCGCCAGGTCGGGCCGATCCAGCTGCCGGATAATTTGAAGGAGGGCGAGGAGGTGTTCAAGGAGCGCACGTCGCTGGTGTTCAAGACCATGCAGGTCGTGCGTTTCCATGACAAGAAGCGCAACGCGCTCGTGTACCTGGTCTACAGCGATCGCATGATCGAAGGCAGCCCGCAGAACGCCGTGACCGCCATCCCCATTCGCCCCTGGACGACCGAATAATTGCGGTGTGCCTTTCGCGGCCGATGACCGCTCCTACGGATGAAAATACAAGCCACCGTAGGAGCGGTCATCGGCCGCGAAAGGGGCCACATCGATATCGCCTCATTCACACAGGCACAAAAAAGCCGACCCTGGGGTCGGCTTTTTCTACATCGTACAGCTGATCAGGCAGCAGCAGCCTGGTTCAGTGCTTTGATGTGGCCGTTCAGACGACCCTTGTGACGAGCAGCCTTGTTCTTGTGGATGATGCCTTTATCGGCCATACGGTCGATAACTGGCACGGCCAGAACGT encodes the following:
- a CDS encoding CreA family protein, with product MKVLKALAAAMLCLPMLASAEEIGQVSTVFKVVGPNDRIVVEAFDDPKVPGVTCYLSRAKTGGVKGGLGLAEDRAEASIACRQVGPIQLPDNLKEGEEVFKERTSLVFKTMQVVRFHDKKRNALVYLVYSDRMIEGSPQNAVTAIPIRPWTTE